Within the Nyctibius grandis isolate bNycGra1 chromosome 4, bNycGra1.pri, whole genome shotgun sequence genome, the region GTTAAATAATTGTGTGCAGGTACTAGTGGTTTTATCTCTTCAGGGAAGCTAATGTGCAGTAACCAAAGATAGGAATTTGTTTGTGGACTGAGATCCACTCCATAGTGGACAGTAAGAATGCCTttgttttaagcatttttttgcaGGAGGCACATGGCAGTAAGCTACCTCACAGGCTCTGGGCCTAAACATTGTACAGATGTACaaaataatggattttaaaTTCATTCTCTAGTGTACTGTATACTACCATTCCTCTGGAAAGAAGCCACGAGATCTGCAATTGTTTTATGAAGCAAGTTTGTTTAGGCCCCATTTTGTGATGGAAAATCTAAGACCAAGTGACATGAAGTTACTTTCCCAAAATTACTCAATAGCAGAAGCAGATTTCACAGTTAGTTCTCCATCCAGAGCACAGCTAAGTGGCTCTTAGTGGGTAAGAGAACATGTGCCCCCAGTTGagcattttggtttgtttaatACTTTTCATCAAGTTAACTGAGCAAAGCATAGCTAGCATATAatcttaataaatatttttatggcttGTGTTTTACTATTGGAGGTGATATAGCATGCTAGAGGATACTTAGGGAAATGCcaggatttcttttaaaaaattaaagctttttattttgcaaattttctgCAAAATCTGTAACAGTACTGCTACATATGTCATAGTAAGCAGAAAAGTAGGTTTTTAATATCAATATTAAAAGAATTTGTTAATGATAGCTTAGGTCCCTCCCAGATCTATTATTATCTTTGTAAATTCAAGGAAATAATCCTGTTGCTTACCTAACTCCTTTCTTTCAAGACTGCTACcgcaatattttcttttcaaaattagtGTGTTTACAGTTACAAGGAGGGCTTAGGACGTGGGTTTCCAAAGAAACAAGAGGTACTGTCTCCATTAGCTTCCTAGTTTCAGGTTCATTCAAACAAAAGGTCTCTGGTGACTTTTAAACTGGCTTTGTTTTGTCAGCTGACTATCTAATTCCAAAGATGTCCTTAAGAAGTCATGAACTAATTGGCAGTTCAAAAAGAAGCTGGATGCTAAATAATTACTATGGCCCTGATCTTGAGAACAGTTACAAACAGGCATTATTTTACTGCCTGAGTAGTTGTGTTGCTTTCAGTCGGCCTGCTCCCAGGAGGGAAGCGGGGTGCGTTCATTAGGGGCTGTGGTATTAAGCAAAGCACACTTGCCATTTCCCTTTATTCCACCCCTTCCCAGAAATTACTTTCAAGGTTTAGGCACTTCAGCAGAGTAGTATATGAAGATGCAAGGCTTGCACAGTCTTTATATGTCATTGATAAATATGCACTTTAGACTCCAGTATTATCAGTTTGGCATGTTTCACCATAATTCAGAATTTCTGTGACAGACAAAACAAGACTATTAGAGGGAACAGAAATCTAGGATCATTTGactgttttttgtgttttaatgttCTGGGGGGGAGGTTTATTGTGTTGTTTATGTTTGCTATTCTAAATTGCAGCTGTAAGTTTTCATGTCATTTGTGTAAGACATCTCCTTGCCATAGTAAGCAATATAGGTGAAATAATGTTTAGATGCTTGTTGTGGAACTTTTACATTCAGTTTTGTAGGGccacttttcttctctcttctgaatGAAGACTTTCTATTATGTTCAAAAGATTCTGACTTTAATAttagaaacttttaaaattttcttttgacattGATCTGgggtatatttaaaaatagccttCAAGGACTGATTATTTTGTTGGTGCTAGTCTATCAAAGTCAGCAGTCATTTGCTAATAACTTTCAGTAGGGAAACTGAAAGTATGCAATATTTAATTGAACGTCATCCTATATAATTAGTATTGCTCCTTTTTCCCCAGGAGATTTTTGCTCCAACTATtaagctgtttttcagtttatCTACTGGCAAATAATTTGGAAGCCTGAGTaacctttgtttaaaaaaagattgtgagggatagtatttattttcttggtttaCAATTATATTTAACTTCTTTCAAGAGAGTCCTTGGTAAGGTGTTATCTgtctgaaaagagagagatggaaatTGCACCTGCCATTGGAGTATATTCAGGAGAAAAGGTTTGTGAGCCCATATCATGTGACAGTCAGGTTGGAAACAGAATTGAGATCTCCCAAATGCCAATGTCTTCTGCAGTGGCTCCTGTTAGTGTTTATCATAAGCTTCACTTATTATTCTAGCACGCTGCCTTCTTAGTGTGTGACCCAGGATCACACCATCGAGTGCAGTGTAATACAGTTTTAGTATTTGGCCTATCCCTTATAGTTAATGCTTAGTCCTTATCCCATATAATTTatgctttctgatttttaacagtaaaggaatattcatttttataaaagacAATTCAAGTAGTGGCACATTCATCTTGTCCAGAAATGTTGCTGCTCTGCTAACCTGATGCAATATTAATGGGAAAAGGCAACAGGATAATCTATTATTTGCATGCAGCTCTAAATCTGTGTGACACTTTGCCAAAATGGATCTGACAAAGAACAAAGAGTCTGCCTTAAAGAACTTCAGAACTAAAAAGCTCTAGTCAGGTTTAACAAGTGTCTTTTGCTTGTTATTGCCAATagatttcaagagaaaaaaaattcaaagaggGAAGAGTGTACAGTAATTAAAGGTGTACTACATATGGTGAAATTAGACTGGATAAAGGTATTAAAGCTGGCAGTTTGGAGAGAAGGTTATGTAGACTTAAGACATTAATGCATGATCATCAGAAAGCAACAGATATACGAATAGACCACTAATTATTGAGACTAAGGTAGAAACATAGAACAAAATATTGAACCTTGATTTGTCTAATTTATGAGTTCTGTTTCCTGTTCACTTCTTTTGGAAGAATAACTCTGAATTAGTCTCTAGCACACTCAGTTTTAGTACACATAGCTTGGTGATGCTTTGTGAATTCAAACACAAtcttctttgcattttcattgtttCCTGTCTATCCTTtaactatttatttaaaaaaataaatccaatcAAGGATTTTTCCCCAAGAGAGCAAACAGCATTTGTGATGAGCAGCAGTCACAAACATCGTTTATACTGTGCAAGCAACAATGGAAGGAGTGGGGGTTTTTAGGCAGAAAGAGCAGCATAGAGCAAAACTGCATAAAATTAAATCAGCAATATGGGCTATGTAAGTTTCTTCAGAGGTCTTAAAACTAACGTATTGTCCCGTACACTTACTCCACATTATTGTAATTCAATGGGGAATTTATTCAAATGAAGCCTTTAAAGAGGTCCTCAAATGTAAAAGTCATGAGGGAAACATCTCAGTTATTTGTAACAGATACGAGCATTGCAGTTTTAAGATACCTTGCATACCACAACATGAAGTTCTGGTGGATGTTGAGGAATTACCTGAGAAGATTTGTACTATGGTTTTCGTCACTGTACCACTGCTATAATCTTCTTTCCTGGACTCAACAGAAAGGCTGACAATGTAACGGACACTAGAATAAAACTATTCTCCAATGCCAAAAAGCATGGCAACTCTAGAAGGCATCCTGAGATGATGTGTTCTGTAAAGATAGAGTGTTTTTTAACAGAAACCTGTTATTGGTCAttcaaaaaatatataagaTTACACATTGTATTAACGAAGCATGCTGGAGTAAAAGCTGTGACAATGTTCTGTGATATTCTTTATCAAGTACAGTCCAAATTTACTGAAATTCATAGAGCTGGAGTAAGATAGAGTGCTgctcttttgtgtgtgtgtacttCAAATAGAAATGACTGTAATAATTTTAGCCTTTTCCACCCACCTCTGAGTGTCAACTTCCTTAAATTAAATAGTATCATAATTGTAGAATTTTTTTATCTGCTTACATTTTTTAGTACAGAAACAAAAGTCCCTGACTTTCCTGGGAGAGAAAGGGACTATAGGTGTTTTCAAAGCCCGGATATCCCTCTGTAATATAATTTCTAGAGTTCATTTTGATTAACACGTTAATTCCCTcttagaaaagcaaacaaacaggaaaaaaacaagcaggaaaCTCCTCCCATCCTGTGACTAGGAAGTGCTGATGGTGAAATTTGTCTTTATTCATCTAATCCTCTGCCCATAAGGCTATTTAAGTGACTGTTCTTTTCCAGGGAGAGCCGTTTCTTCTGTGTGCTAAGTGTCACATTACTTTTAAGGCCAAGCAGCTCATGTTTTCAGAAGAGCTCTATTGTCCGTAGGTTACTATTATCCTCTTTTTAATCATTGTTGATGTTGAAGTTTAGTAAATAGATTGGTGTaacaatgttttcctttcatccaCTCTTCTCTTGAGAACTTTCCCTGCCTTATGCTGCTACTGTTTCAAGGGGAGTCCATATAGTTACAGCAGACTAGCTGTCTTAGAGCAGGTGGTTTTTTTATAGTCACTGGCCTTTACTGCTTGCACAAAGGTGGGCAACACCAGACTACACAGCTGACATTAACTCTGTAATGTGATGGAAAGTGAAGACCCTCCCCACAGAAATATATCACACTACACTTGAAGTTGAGCAGCTGGTTCTCACTGAAACGCTTGTTACTCTGGAGAGCTGGCAGACCTGAGCCCAAGAGCTTGGCTGTTGCAGGTGGGAGAGATGATGAGACTGCAACACTCAAGGAAGCCATTCTCCTGAACATGGATTCTTAGTATGTTGGTATGTCTTACTAATATACGATATACGATAGCAAGGGAAGTGCAGGAAGACGCCAGTAGAAAGGAAGCTAAAGGAGAGGCAAATCTCAGCTGCTAAGAGACACTGCTTTCAGTAAAATTGttattgaaaatattctttagGTATAGTTAAATGTTAACAGTGATATTTTTATCCTTAAATCTTGATATCCGTACATACTGAAATCATAATTTACCCAAAGCatatcagaaaagaaagtttgttGTGATGAGTAGCAGTCCTTTAGACAATCTGATAATAATGATTTTCCCAGGGTTGACACTGATTGAGTCTAGACTCGATGAAATCACATTCCCAGACATACTGTTGTCAAGCCTAAGGCCTGGATTTAGAGACACAGTAAGGGTGAAAATGTGCAAGGTGTATCAGGGTGCCAGAGTGGAGTTTCAGTTTTGCTGAACTCTTGACAGAAGGGAGAGAACATGAAATATGTGAGAGTACTGATAGGAAGAATATTTCTGTCTAAGGGAAAGATCACTGACCACTAGCGGAGTGAGGAGTTATGGCACAGTTGTaattaaaagctgaagaaagagTAAACAGTCATAAAATTCAAGTTTCTGTTTAGTCTGGGCAAGTTTGAATCCCAAAAATGGGAAATTAAAGACACTGGATGCcagagaaacagaatgaaataaaaccgaggacaaatattttaaaacattttataacagCGCATAACTAACCTGTTGGAAACCCTTTTGAAAAATGAGGTGATTAGAAAGCTTGGTAAGAACAACAACAGTAAACATTTATATGTGTTCAGTTCAaagcttagaaaataaaaatttagttGGAAAGCTTTAGGCTTTCAGTCGTAAGCCAGCCTGTCACTGACAGGGCCTTTTCCTTAAGGACTTGTTATTAcatatttattactttattagTCATTATTACAAAATCTGATTTAGCTTGTTGAAATGGAAGAGTTGGACCTTATACTGTCAGTTTAGTCCAGTCAGGCAATTCCCATATTGTGCTATGTtggcacagaaaacagaatcttCAAAAAAATTTCTCTCTGGACTGCAGGCCCAGGATATGTATACTCCACAACCTTTGCTTCCTTATTCGTTCAGTTTGGACAGATATCAAAAGATTTCTGGAACTTTTTGTTGTCTGCCAGTAAAGAAATGATAGGCGTAACCCTACGAAGCATGTTGTGCTTGCCAAGTATCTCGTTAGCCTGTTCAGCTTGGAAGGAATCATTAGAACAAAACCATACTATCCTCTGTAAAGAAATGGGGAAATGAGAGAGTTATGTATGCTACCGTGCTGACAAGGCTTGTCTGTGACATTTGACACTGACAAGCATAGAGCTTCTGTCGTACTTTTGGGAACACCAGCAGTAGTAGCTACATCCCTTAAACTCCCACGTATTTCTGCGTGAATGAGTGCAAACTATTGAACTCAGAAGTGAGATGGTTTCAGCGAAGTTGTGTGGCTACATTATTATGCCACTTAACCCCAGCTGCTATTTTCAGTGAGGCTTTTTGTGGGGTAATGTGGCTGTGTGACTTCTGGACTAGAATTAGATCACTTCCAGCATTTTAGGAGAGCAGACAGTGCAAACATGATACTGCACTGCTCATGTGGATCTGTCCCGAGTGTTCACAACTGTTCATGGGTTGGAtgtaaacagaaatgtttgtaCAATCCCCTTGAAAATACCCTATTGTATGTAACAGCCACTGTTAGTTATATAGCTTTTTCAGGAAGTCAGTGAAGCCAGATAAATCTGTAGAAACTTGAATCCAGTGTGTACTGAAGAAATTAGCCTCTTCATCGACCTGAGTGGtaatttgttgttttgaaatttctttttctgtctttgccagAGAGCTGTCTAGTGATGTAGGACCAGGGGGAATTTTAGGCTAAAATAAGAATCCAAGATCTCTTTGAAAGTCAAATGTAATATTAACAGCATACAGCTGTGGATAATTATATTCAATGGTTAAAATCTTTTCTTGAGGCAGAGCATATTTAATTATTGCTCCCAGAGCCCTCAAGAAGCGGTATGCAAGGAGAATACCAATACTTGCAATTTGCCAGAAAGAACTGTGCTTCCAGAGTATCAGACACAATTCTCAAGTAGATACAATTCAATATCTTGTTTTGTAGTCTAAGAGAGGACATGATATTAGGATGGTCACATGTAAAAAGAGTACAGAGAACACCCGCCAGGTGCAGCTTTTTAATTTGGCCCTTTGTAACAGAACATGAGGACACTCAAAgacaagcagcagctgtttcAAAATTGAATTGCAGTAGCATTTAAACATGATGAATCATCTAGAGAAGGTTTGTTACAGTTTCCAATTAGTCTTGTCCTTTAGTAATAAAAAACTGGATACTTAAAGCTAAAAGACAACAATTGTTAAATTGGGAAGGTAAGAAAGTAGATTACCTAAACAATATTTAATCAATTGGCAGCAATCTCATGTCTACAGGCTATTACTGAAGCAAATAGCTTAGTAATTCTTTCAAAAGATGTCAGAGTGAGAATAGTGAAAGTACTTCAATTAATTGAGATTATGGCAAAAATctaattttgttaaaaataaactatattATAGAGTTATTTGTGCTGTGAAAGTAGGTTGTTTTCCTCTCAGACATCAGCAATAAATACTGTTGGAAGCAGGATGGCTGGACGCTGGACCAAATAAGTAAGAGAGGTGCTGATAACTTCTTCTGCCCTTTCCTGAACGTTGTTTCTCACTGGGCTTTTTCCAAAGCTTGTTCATAGTACTGAGGTTGAATCATACCCTTTATAGGCTCTCACTGGCTTCAGTTCTGCTTGAGGAGATCTTACCAACACCTGAAGCCACCTGCTTGGACCAAAAAGTCCACCCCTAAAAGCAAGCACTGCTAAGTTCGTCATGTTTATACTTTAGGTGTAGGTGTGCATGCTGGCTGTAATTGATTTGTTCTTAATACTTCATTTAGAATAAATTGGTGAGTAATGTCTATGCTATCCCTTTGCATCTCTTTCTAATCCAGTCTAAGACTCCTGCACATAGCAGAAAGGTCAGTACACAGTCGAGAACATTTATagcttgttttggtttgggttttttgggtttgtttttttttttgaagtgaggTTCAGGTATTGATGATTACACTAAAATCTGCTTAGTTTTTTTGCATAGGTTCAAACTGCTGTTTGGCAGACCAAATTAACACAAGACCTGTTCACATCTATAACCTTTATCAGTAGAAATTACCTACTGCTCAGTCTTAATCTTCAGAGAATTTAGGGGTGATGGTGATTCAATAAACAAATTCTACCACACCATTGGGTAAACTGCATCTCTTCTTGTGCTTGGAATAGTTATTAAGGGAGATCTGTCTGTCCTTCCATGAATTAtttatagtaaaaataaaatatgtccAGAACCATAGTTTGCAAAAGGTTACTGGCAGCCTGACTTCATGTTTAGGCTGTTTGTTTTATCTGTGGGTCAGGATCTGCGTATACTACGGTTGGCTGCAGTTCACTCTAGAGTCATCTTACCATCATCAGAATCCAATTGCATACAATAATTGCTTCATGGAAACCGCAAGATCTTTATGCCTCAATCTGAAatatgaaggaagaaaacaaacatgagagaaaaaaaaaacattgggTAGGGCTGCCCAAATGGTTTGACTTAAAATAAATAGGCACACTGCATGTGACTGGCCACTAACcataatttcatttgtttcacctagaaaaaagaagaatggaGAAGACGAACAGCCGAAGTCCTCTCTCAGTAATCAGTACCGAATTGTTGCACCCACATTCCAGTATAATATGGACTACAAGAAAGTTGGCAAATGCATTAttataaacaacaaaaattttGAAGATAAAACAGGTAATGTTCTTCCTTTGATGGTACTAATTACAGAGTTTAGAATTTTATACTTTCATTAATCaataagcattttatttttaggacgTGGAATTTTCGTGAATATATGTATCTTTTTTGAGAAATAGTTGTTCCTACAGTTTATTCCAGTTCTTTAACACTTATATTACAGCGGCTCTTTGCAGCTTCTTTGCAGTATATGTTTCAAAGAGCATGTCACCTTGCTCTACCAGCTTCAAACTAAGCCTTTGTCCCAGAGTTTAAGGCTGTGTTGTTAAGATTTGAACTTTGACATCTGCAGCCCATGTTATAACTTCTCTGTCCCTGAGCTACAGCTATGAGCTACAAAAGCTCATAGCTGTAGCTGTGCTCTGTTCACACTCCTGCATTTAACTTTTCAGACCATGTACGGtttcaaagcagacagaaaCTTGTGTTATAGTCGACTTTATAGGTCTTTTCCTATACAATTGGCAAACACACTAAATGATGTGTTTACTCCAAAGAATTTACATCAGTATATTTTATGTGGGTATCAAAGGGACTTTTCAACAGTTTTTCCTTGGGTTGCTTTGTGCATATGTTACACTGCATAACCAAAAGGAGATAGAATCATCCACAGAGGTCATATGTTGCAAGGTGCTGGAGGCATGCCAACATTTTTCAGGATAAGATACATGTTAACATTGAACCTtgcattattttgctttgaaacaaaTCTCACAATTTGTTCTCAATGCTGAGAATGCTGTTAGAGGattgttttaaaatcatgtcACCATGATATTGTTTAGGTTTATTAATTATAAACCTAAAAATTTACCTTTGAACACgtgaattattttgaattgtGTAATGTGCAGTCAACcatattctttgttttctggcaGGAATGGGTACACGAAACGGCACTGATAAAGATGCTGGAGATCTAGCTAAGAGTTTTAGAAACTTAGGTTTTGAGGTTTGCACATACAATGACCGGAGCCGTGATGATATGGAAAAATTACTGAAGCAAggtaaaaatttaaaatcatagaataatttagagtggaaaagacctctggaaGTCACCGAATCTACCCACTGTTCAAAGCAGGTCAAATTAGAACAGATTGCTTAGGCCCCATGACATGCAATTTTCTATATAGAAGGATTTGGCTTCTGAATGGATTAGGCTTAATTCCCCACCTCTTCCTCCAACGTCAATTCAGAAATACACAATTTTCTTGTCATATTAGATGAAGCGCCTGTGCTGTGTATTAGGTGAAGAGCCTTGTCATATTAGATAAAGAGTCCAGCCTGTTGACTCCAGTGGGCTAGACTCGGAGTCAAGAGAAGGATGCATTTGTGTATTCAAGGTACTCATCACATTACTAAAAAGTGGGTTGTGTCATCTTTATCCACTCCTTCTTATGCCTTCCAGTAGAGGCCCAATGTATATTTAGTctcagaaaaatgtgtttgctaaatataattttcatttaaaatgttgcttCCTTTTGACTAAGAAGTATTTGGTTTGTAGCTGCTGAAGAGAATCACAGTGATGCCGCTTGTTTTGCCTGTATCCTTCTAAGCCATGGAGAAGAAGGCCTCATCTATGGCACTGATGGACCCATGGCTATCAAGAGTTTGACTGCGCTATTCAGAGGAGACAAGTGTAAAAGCCTTATAGGCAaacccaaattatttttcattcaggtAATAGCCCTAAGGTAAATATAATATCCTACTGCTGCAATGGGGAAAACATGCTATGTTGGTTGTCTGCTCTAGAAGAGCCCTGTAGGTTAACTTACTGAATTTTGCTGGAGGTTTTGTGAAAAAATGTGTCGAGAGAAGTCGACTGTAGATGACttgtattgtttgtttttaaaagataatttatgTACAAGATTCACAGATGTAGAGAGTATATTGTCATTGTAATTTTGTACATGGTTTCTCTTTGTGCTTGGTAATAAATGAACTTCCAAGCAGAAAGATGAACTCCCTCTCGTGCAGACAGAGCTGAGGACAGTGCATGATTAtcaatagaaataataatgtcCAGGTCTCTTTGAATAATGGCTGTCTCTACAAATTACTGCATTCtgctaaaagaaatattttttctctccctcagtAGCCTAAAAAATTATATTGCATTATTGTATTAGCATATAATTAATTGTATATTACTTAAGCTTTTAAAGACAGCTGTTTCAAACAGTATTAACTGACATACCATGGGTCTGAATTCTCTTTTTTATCATAGTATTATGTACGTACGGGAGTTGCAGCAGATGTGGTTTTCCCTAGGCTCTTCCATCAGTTAATCCTGAACCTCAAAGTGAAAACTGTCTATTTTAGACTCTTCATACTACTAAAGtgatgtttcttttaattataaGTTTGGAATGGGTACTTTGTTGCCTTTAACATTATCTTAGTAAAGGCAACCAACTCATGTTATATAAGCCCATCATACTgctatttttttgcaaaagctgtCAGTGAAAGCTACTGATCAAGAGCTGAAACTTACCAACCTGGACTATGGTCCCAGCATGCCCTTTAGCTAAACCACATgattaagaagaaattcagaataaaagagagaaacggaaaaatgttaaaaatgcaaTATACTTGAAATGGatgatcaaacactggaacaggttgcccagattGTAGAGTCTCCATCAGTGGAGATATTCCaaacccaactggacatggtcctggacATCTGCTGTAGCTGTCCCTGCTTGAgaagggggattggactagatgatctcggGACGTGATTTTGTTATTCTGTGAAATGTACTGCTACAGCAGTGCACGTCAGGAACCAAGGACAATGTGTAGTCCACTGTAAAGAAAGTGTCCGGAAGTCATGCTGTGCAGGACATTATGTAATAATTGAGTGCTTAGGATGACTCTAGACTAGTAAAATTAATTATGGTTAGAATAAGCTAATGCTGACTTGACACTTTGACAATCCACTGAGATCCACAGCCTGCAACACCATTACCTCCCTTTACTGTATGggttctgtattttaaaatgagtaaGCTAGTAACTTTATCACTGAACAATTAGATGTCCACCAGAATTGCATTTCTGCTTCTAAAACATACAAAGTACTGCTTCAAACTCTatccattaaaaatgttaatgaatacttatttttataacaCCTTATTTCTCCTTATTGGACACGTTCTCTTTGTCTTCACTGCTTTCAGGCATGCAGAGGCTCTGAATTTGATGAAGGTATACAAACTGACTCTGGACCTGCAAATGACACTCTGGAAACAGATGCCAATCCGAGATACAAAATCCCAGTAGAAGcagattttctgtttgcatattCCACAGTGCCAGGTAAAGAAAAGGGGGCCAGGGTGGGGTTAGAAGCCTAAAAACTTTACCAGCCATGTTGACTTGATTGTAGACTGAGCCCCATTGATGATACATGGTACGTTGATGGACAAAACACTAAGGCTCCATATGTGTTGGCCAGTGTGTTGTGTCCACCCCTTTTCACTAGCTGtagcagaaacaggaaaaagccCAGATTTGACAGGTGAGAAGACACAGACATTACAGATGGTGAAGGCAGTACTATTTTCTGGGGATCATACCCTTCCAT harbors:
- the CASP7 gene encoding caspase-7, translating into MEEERPFFHQEKVIRSAQPWLAVPCVTFEMSGDQHVDCSTQEGGDEDHDDVVDARPDRSSRFSLFGKKKKNGEDEQPKSSLSNQYRIVAPTFQYNMDYKKVGKCIIINNKNFEDKTGMGTRNGTDKDAGDLAKSFRNLGFEVCTYNDRSRDDMEKLLKQAAEENHSDAACFACILLSHGEEGLIYGTDGPMAIKSLTALFRGDKCKSLIGKPKLFFIQACRGSEFDEGIQTDSGPANDTLETDANPRYKIPVEADFLFAYSTVPGYYSWRNPGRGSWFVQSLCSVLNEHGKQLEIMQILTRVNYVVATNFESQSDDPRFSEKKQIPCVVSMLTKELYF